The following proteins are co-located in the Arcobacter sp. CECT 8986 genome:
- the rpmI gene encoding 50S ribosomal protein L35, whose translation MPKMKSNSGALKRFKVKKNGSIKRGSAFRSHILTKKSQKRKRNLRGPQTVAGVDTARVKKMLNKA comes from the coding sequence ATGCCAAAGATGAAATCTAATAGTGGAGCTTTAAAGAGATTTAAAGTGAAAAAAAATGGTTCTATCAAAAGAGGATCAGCTTTTAGAAGCCATATCTTAACTAAAAAGAGCCAAAAAAGAAAAAGAAACCTAAGAGGTCCACAAACTGTTGCTGGTGTAGATACTGCAAGAGTTAAAAAAATGTTAAATAAAGCGTAA
- a CDS encoding Lcl C-terminal domain-containing protein, translating to MKLLFFLFVSTFLYANSFERINNLDIVVDRTAKIMWQDNIDVVKVRKTHQEAEDYCENLQIGTFSNWRLPTIEEFKLIVNKKNKKNFINRKFKYNLPDGYWASKAHWRTLWYYADYMHFISGTAYYDSRHKNKYIRCVKDLK from the coding sequence ATGAAACTACTATTTTTCCTATTTGTTTCTACATTTTTGTATGCAAATAGTTTTGAAAGAATTAATAATCTTGATATTGTTGTAGATAGAACAGCTAAAATTATGTGGCAAGATAATATTGATGTGGTAAAGGTGCGAAAAACTCACCAAGAAGCAGAAGATTATTGTGAAAATTTACAAATAGGAACTTTTTCAAACTGGAGATTACCAACAATTGAAGAGTTTAAACTAATTGTTAATAAAAAAAATAAAAAGAATTTTATAAATAGAAAGTTTAAATATAATTTGCCAGATGGTTATTGGGCAAGTAAAGCTCATTGGAGAACATTGTGGTATTATGCTGATTATATGCACTTTATAAGTGGAACAGCATATTATGATAGTAGACATAAAAATAAATATATTAGATGTGTAAAAGATTTAAAATAA
- a CDS encoding RBBP9/YdeN family alpha/beta hydrolase, with amino-acid sequence MNKRVLILHGLNGSDYPHWQAHLAADLIKENYIVSFPSFPSRNNPNFKEWKETLKKEIEHFKPQIVVCHSLANILWFHICDELNIKLDKLMLVAPVRKDCNLEQIKEFFPYKAPKDLKAKEVIMAASTNDPYMSIEEAVELQQELNVGMKIMENAGHINADSGFGKLDCALDWIKREEECNQGEDN; translated from the coding sequence ATGAATAAAAGAGTTTTGATATTACATGGATTAAATGGAAGTGACTATCCACATTGGCAAGCACATTTAGCTGCTGATTTAATTAAAGAAAATTATATTGTATCATTCCCATCATTCCCATCAAGAAATAATCCAAACTTTAAAGAGTGGAAAGAGACTTTAAAAAAAGAGATTGAACACTTTAAACCTCAAATAGTTGTTTGTCATTCATTGGCTAATATTCTATGGTTTCATATATGTGATGAACTAAATATTAAACTTGATAAATTAATGTTAGTTGCTCCTGTTAGAAAAGATTGTAATCTAGAACAAATAAAAGAGTTTTTCCCATATAAAGCACCAAAAGATTTAAAAGCAAAAGAAGTGATAATGGCTGCTTCAACAAATGATCCTTACATGAGTATAGAAGAAGCTGTCGAATTACAACAAGAGTTAAATGTAGGAATGAAAATAATGGAAAATGCAGGACATATAAATGCTGATTCTGGTTTTGGTAAATTAGATTGTGCATTAGATTGGATAAAAAGAGAAGAAGAGTGTAATCAAGGAGAAGATAATTGA
- the mobA gene encoding molybdenum cofactor guanylyltransferase MobA, with protein MKPHFNIPCVILCGGKSSRMKEDKSLLPFANKTSLAKYQYERLKPYFNDVYLACKANKFDFHADLLLEDSDIYSPIVALNNIFTKLNSKKVFVITVDTPLVEISSISKIIEESNSYDITVAKTKRVHSLCGVFSNNIKPLTIKMLSDDFHKVGYLLDNSNSKIVSFDNDDEFINLNRPEDYQKALSLIK; from the coding sequence ATGAAACCACATTTTAATATACCTTGTGTAATTTTATGTGGTGGAAAAAGCTCAAGAATGAAAGAAGATAAATCACTTCTTCCATTCGCAAATAAAACCTCTTTAGCAAAATATCAGTATGAACGTCTAAAACCATATTTTAATGATGTTTATTTAGCTTGTAAAGCCAATAAATTTGATTTTCATGCAGACTTACTACTAGAAGATTCAGATATATATTCTCCAATTGTTGCCCTAAATAATATTTTTACTAAATTAAATAGTAAAAAAGTATTTGTAATAACAGTTGATACACCATTAGTTGAAATATCTTCAATTAGTAAAATAATAGAAGAATCTAATTCTTATGATATAACAGTTGCAAAAACAAAAAGAGTACATAGTTTATGTGGAGTTTTTTCAAATAATATAAAACCACTTACTATAAAAATGTTAAGTGATGATTTTCATAAAGTAGGGTATTTACTTGATAATTCAAATAGTAAAATAGTATCATTTGATAATGATGATGAGTTTATAAATCTAAATAGGCCTGAAGATTATCAAAAAGCCTTATCTTTGATTAAATAG
- the infC gene encoding translation initiation factor IF-3, with amino-acid sequence MSRNNKKDEVLMNEDIKVKEVRCTSDDGTNYGIIPTKDALAAAEEKGLDLVLIAATAKPPVAKIMDYGKFKYQEEKKKKEAKKKQKVIVVKEVKFSVKIAENDINYKVKHAIEFLEKGYHVKCRVFLKGREMAHPEAGVEVLEKIWPMLEDYGTRESEPKQEGRFVNMQVFPKKEEKK; translated from the coding sequence TTGAGTCGAAACAATAAAAAAGACGAAGTGTTAATGAATGAAGACATTAAAGTAAAAGAGGTTAGATGTACATCTGATGATGGAACTAATTATGGAATTATTCCAACAAAAGATGCATTAGCTGCAGCAGAAGAAAAAGGGCTAGACTTAGTACTTATTGCAGCAACTGCAAAACCACCTGTTGCTAAAATAATGGATTATGGTAAATTTAAATACCAAGAAGAAAAAAAGAAAAAAGAAGCAAAGAAAAAACAGAAAGTTATCGTTGTAAAAGAAGTTAAATTCTCTGTTAAAATTGCTGAAAATGACATTAACTACAAAGTTAAACATGCTATTGAATTTTTAGAAAAAGGATACCACGTAAAATGTAGAGTTTTTCTAAAAGGTAGAGAAATGGCTCATCCAGAAGCTGGAGTTGAAGTTCTTGAAAAAATCTGGCCTATGCTAGAAGATTATGGAACAAGAGAATCTGAGCCAAAACAAGAAGGAAGATTTGTAAATATGCAAGTTTTCCCTAAAAAAGAAGAAAAAAAATAA
- the rplT gene encoding 50S ribosomal protein L20, which translates to MPRVKTGVVRRRRHKKVLKQARGFFSGRRKHFRKAKEQLEHSLVYAYRDRRQKKRDIRKIWIIRINAACRLNDINYSRFMNGLKLANIELDRKILADMAMNDAEGFASLVVKAKDALAA; encoded by the coding sequence ATGCCTAGAGTTAAAACTGGTGTAGTTAGAAGAAGAAGACACAAGAAAGTATTAAAACAAGCTAGAGGTTTCTTTAGTGGTAGAAGAAAACACTTTAGAAAAGCTAAAGAGCAGTTAGAGCATTCATTAGTATATGCTTATAGAGATAGAAGACAAAAGAAAAGAGATATTAGAAAAATCTGGATTATCAGAATCAACGCTGCTTGTAGACTAAATGATATTAACTATTCAAGATTCATGAATGGATTAAAATTAGCTAATATTGAATTAGATAGAAAAATCTTAGCTGATATGGCTATGAATGATGCAGAAGGTTTTGCTTCATTAGTAGTTAAAGCAAAAGATGCACTTGCAGCATAA
- a CDS encoding complement resistance protein TraT, with amino-acid sequence MKNFIRLGLMTLLSLFIMSIFTGCGALTTAIEKRNLDVQTKMSDSIFLEPVEPEKQIVYVRVRNTTDKDIDIENGIKQAFESRGFKVTLHPTKAEFMVQANLLQVGKSDQKSATRALESGFGGAVLGVGAVALSGSRSGGSYAAGGIIGGLIGTVTDALVKDVYYTMVTDVEIRQRASKDEIIVQNASGSSKQGISANVNQNIQTKNAKWKIYRTRIVSTANKMNLEFKEAKPKLIEGLTRSISGVL; translated from the coding sequence TTGAAAAATTTTATTAGATTGGGACTTATGACGTTATTGTCTTTATTTATAATGTCAATATTTACAGGTTGTGGTGCTTTAACAACAGCAATAGAAAAAAGAAATCTTGATGTACAAACAAAAATGAGTGATTCAATTTTTTTAGAACCTGTAGAACCAGAGAAACAAATCGTATATGTTAGAGTTCGAAATACTACTGATAAAGATATCGATATTGAAAATGGAATAAAGCAAGCTTTTGAAAGTAGAGGTTTTAAAGTTACATTACATCCAACTAAAGCTGAGTTTATGGTTCAGGCTAATTTATTACAAGTTGGTAAATCAGATCAAAAAAGTGCAACAAGAGCATTAGAATCAGGATTTGGTGGTGCAGTTCTTGGTGTTGGAGCAGTTGCTTTAAGTGGATCAAGAAGTGGTGGTTCTTATGCTGCAGGTGGAATTATAGGTGGTTTAATAGGAACTGTTACTGATGCTTTAGTAAAAGATGTTTACTATACAATGGTTACAGATGTAGAAATTAGACAAAGAGCTTCTAAAGATGAAATTATAGTTCAAAATGCAAGTGGTAGTTCTAAACAAGGTATTTCAGCAAATGTAAATCAAAATATACAAACAAAAAATGCAAAATGGAAAATTTATAGAACAAGAATTGTAAGTACAGCAAATAAAATGAATTTAGAATTCAAAGAAGCAAAACCTAAATTAATAGAAGGTTTAACTAGATCTATATCTGGTGTATTATAA
- a CDS encoding NFACT RNA binding domain-containing protein, translating into MKYYIIKQLVDYLKNEINSIKLVKRVDNNTILLEYNNSQSIYFDMTKGQSTAYKKHTRVNIKKDFNAPFDVLLQKRFINSKVEDVCVYNEDKVINIKVNSSSSYKKLTTILQLEFTGKHTNIIILDEDRVVLEALRHIDEFSSSRVVKVGHALDEIPKQDFVFKEDSVENIEDYLYEIYEQKEQKSLQNLKKQKLQVLNKKVKKLKGLIDNLPKKEDLEIESLKLYSDANIILGNLYKIKPYQKVLEAYDYDGNEVKIELKQELSASTYANELFKKAKRVKQKSLHIIIEKKNLEEKYDFLTKMVKNIQNASSIDEVEFLVPKKQRNQTKTSKQQNYELFFFNGYRIMLGRNERENIYLLKNSKASDFWFHLKDRSSCHVIVQNSKKTINEDVIFKAAELCAKFSTDFSGDYLVDYTQRRNVKVQSGANVLYNPYTTISVLI; encoded by the coding sequence GTGAAATACTACATAATTAAACAACTAGTAGATTATTTAAAAAATGAGATAAATAGTATAAAACTAGTAAAAAGAGTTGATAATAATACTATATTATTAGAATACAACAATTCCCAATCAATATATTTTGATATGACAAAGGGACAAAGTACAGCCTATAAAAAACATACAAGAGTAAATATAAAAAAAGATTTTAATGCACCTTTTGATGTGTTGTTACAAAAAAGATTTATAAATTCAAAAGTTGAAGATGTTTGTGTTTATAATGAAGATAAAGTAATAAATATAAAAGTTAACTCTTCATCTTCATATAAAAAATTAACAACAATATTACAATTAGAATTTACTGGTAAACATACGAATATTATAATATTAGATGAAGATAGAGTAGTTTTAGAAGCTTTAAGACATATTGATGAATTCTCTTCAAGTAGAGTAGTAAAAGTAGGGCATGCACTTGATGAAATACCAAAACAAGACTTTGTATTTAAAGAAGATAGTGTTGAAAATATAGAAGATTATTTGTATGAAATCTATGAACAAAAAGAACAAAAAAGTTTACAGAATTTAAAAAAACAGAAACTACAAGTTCTAAATAAAAAAGTTAAAAAATTAAAAGGTTTAATAGATAACTTACCTAAAAAAGAGGATTTAGAAATTGAATCTTTGAAATTATATAGTGATGCAAATATTATATTAGGGAACTTATATAAGATAAAACCTTATCAAAAGGTTTTAGAAGCATATGATTATGATGGTAATGAAGTGAAAATTGAATTAAAACAAGAGTTAAGTGCTTCAACATATGCAAATGAACTATTTAAAAAAGCAAAAAGAGTAAAACAAAAATCATTACATATAATTATTGAAAAGAAAAATTTAGAAGAAAAATATGACTTTTTGACAAAAATGGTTAAAAATATTCAAAATGCATCTTCCATTGATGAGGTTGAATTTTTAGTTCCTAAAAAACAAAGAAATCAAACAAAAACATCAAAACAACAAAATTATGAATTATTCTTTTTTAATGGATATAGAATAATGCTAGGAAGAAATGAAAGAGAAAATATATATTTATTGAAAAATTCAAAAGCAAGTGATTTTTGGTTTCATTTAAAAGATAGAAGCTCTTGCCATGTAATTGTTCAAAATAGTAAAAAAACTATAAATGAGGATGTGATATTTAAAGCAGCAGAACTTTGTGCAAAATTTTCAACTGATTTTTCTGGAGATTACTTAGTTGATTATACACAAAGAAGAAATGTAAAAGTACAATCAGGTGCAAATGTTTTATATAATCCTTATACTACAATATCTGTTTTAATTTAA
- a CDS encoding phosphatidate cytidylyltransferase codes for MSNLISSSSTRIKTGIALVLVLLIIGYIDSYFVTWLFLGSLLIIAIKESNKLFHIQSTQIFVYSTILWAVAYFYPSPEDLVFVLGVVYASVLAYTKNLNKKIFLPLLYPTASFLFLLALYKEFGMQSLLWLLVVVALTDTAAYFVGKGIGKTKFCKTSPNKTLEGVAGGILFGSLIGSIFALSDLTFVQALLISFVASISSVFGDLFESYLKREAKVKDSGSFLPGHGGILDRTDGYLFASIIMLIVLRVID; via the coding sequence ATGTCAAATTTAATTTCATCAAGTTCAACAAGAATAAAAACAGGAATCGCTCTTGTTTTAGTATTACTTATAATTGGATACATTGATTCTTACTTTGTAACATGGTTATTTTTAGGTTCTCTTTTAATTATTGCTATTAAAGAATCTAATAAACTGTTTCATATTCAAAGTACTCAGATTTTTGTATATTCGACAATTTTATGGGCAGTAGCATATTTTTATCCATCTCCTGAAGATTTAGTTTTTGTATTAGGTGTAGTTTATGCATCTGTATTAGCATATACAAAAAATTTAAATAAAAAGATTTTCTTACCACTGCTATATCCAACAGCTTCGTTCTTATTTCTTTTAGCTTTATATAAAGAGTTTGGAATGCAAAGTCTACTTTGGTTATTAGTTGTTGTTGCTTTAACAGATACAGCAGCTTATTTTGTTGGTAAAGGGATTGGGAAAACAAAATTTTGTAAAACAAGTCCAAATAAAACATTAGAAGGTGTAGCTGGAGGAATTCTTTTTGGTTCTTTAATTGGTTCAATATTTGCACTTAGTGATTTAACTTTTGTACAAGCATTATTAATATCTTTTGTAGCTTCAATATCTTCTGTATTTGGAGATTTGTTTGAAAGTTATTTAAAAAGAGAAGCAAAAGTTAAAGATAGTGGAAGTTTTTTACCTGGACATGGTGGTATTTTAGATAGAACTGATGGGTATTTATTTGCCTCAATAATTATGTTAATTGTTTTAAGAGTAATAGATTGA
- a CDS encoding translation initiation factor SUI1, with translation MFEMGAKLEDGIFDTKKEDKNKKKSNHIEPKNNHQLVFTFEKRRGKPVTLVGRFYLSDSDKKDVLKLLKKKLACGGSIKDEWIELQGDVKDKIKVILEKEGWKFK, from the coding sequence ATGTTTGAAATGGGTGCAAAACTTGAAGATGGTATTTTTGATACTAAAAAAGAAGATAAAAATAAAAAGAAATCAAATCATATTGAACCAAAAAATAACCATCAGTTAGTATTTACTTTTGAAAAAAGAAGAGGTAAACCTGTAACTTTAGTTGGAAGATTTTATTTATCCGATAGTGATAAAAAAGATGTTTTAAAACTACTAAAGAAAAAGTTAGCTTGTGGTGGAAGTATAAAAGATGAATGGATTGAACTTCAAGGTGATGTGAAAGATAAAATAAAAGTTATTTTAGAAAAAGAGGGTTGGAAGTTTAAATAA
- the thrS gene encoding threonine--tRNA ligase, producing the protein MEPIGVLSEGKIYDLQTAEALNITGDEIKSDNSSESLEILRHSCAHLMAQAIKQLYPEAKFFVGPVVKEGFYYDFKVDTKISDEDLTKIEKKMKELANEKLPIERYETTKEEILQKFQNDELKQAVLKNITDDTLTIYKQGDFEDLCRGPHVPNTRMIRYFKLTRIAGAYLGGNEENEMITRIYGIAFFDKKELNDYIKMLEEAKKRDHRKLGTQLELFTFNDEVGAGLPMWLPNGARLRSKLEKLLYKAHRVRGYEPVRGPEILKADMWKISGHYANYKENMYFTEIDEQEYGIKPMNCVGHIQIFKNDLVSYKDLPLKLFEYGVVHRHEMSGAMHGLFRVREFTQDDAHIFCTQSQVKEVIIEVLEFVDKLLKVFDFKYEMEVSTKPKKAIGDDEFWEKTTKGIMDALDENNLPYGIDEGGGAFYGPKIDIKILDAIGRKWQCGTVQVDMNLPSRFNVEYINDKGEKEQPVMIHRAILGSFERFIGILTEHCAGEFPFVIAPTEVIFVPIADTHVEYAKQLQKELLYKEIDSKIFSMNESLNKRIRMAEKQRVPMIVVLGDEEVQNNSIALRDRRKREQSNMSKEEFISMLEEIKKGCEI; encoded by the coding sequence TTGGAACCTATTGGTGTATTAAGTGAAGGTAAAATATATGACCTTCAGACTGCGGAAGCTTTAAATATAACTGGGGACGAAATCAAAAGTGATAATTCTTCTGAATCTTTAGAGATTTTAAGACACTCTTGTGCTCACCTAATGGCTCAAGCTATAAAACAATTATATCCAGAAGCTAAATTCTTTGTTGGTCCTGTTGTAAAAGAGGGATTTTATTACGATTTTAAAGTTGACACAAAGATATCTGATGAAGACTTAACTAAAATCGAAAAGAAAATGAAAGAGCTTGCAAACGAGAAGCTACCAATTGAGAGATACGAAACGACCAAAGAAGAAATCCTACAAAAATTCCAAAATGATGAATTAAAACAAGCTGTATTAAAAAATATTACAGATGACACTTTAACTATTTATAAACAAGGGGATTTTGAAGATCTTTGTAGAGGTCCTCATGTTCCAAATACTAGAATGATTAGATACTTCAAACTTACAAGAATTGCTGGTGCATATCTTGGTGGGAATGAAGAAAATGAGATGATTACTAGAATATATGGGATAGCATTCTTTGATAAAAAAGAGTTAAATGATTATATTAAAATGCTTGAAGAAGCTAAAAAAAGAGATCATAGAAAATTAGGAACACAATTAGAACTATTCACTTTTAATGATGAAGTTGGAGCAGGTCTTCCTATGTGGCTACCTAATGGTGCAAGATTAAGAAGTAAATTAGAAAAGTTACTTTACAAAGCACATAGAGTAAGAGGATATGAACCTGTACGTGGTCCAGAAATTCTTAAAGCTGATATGTGGAAAATCTCTGGACACTATGCAAATTATAAAGAGAATATGTACTTTACTGAAATTGATGAACAAGAGTACGGTATCAAACCTATGAACTGTGTAGGTCATATTCAAATATTTAAAAATGATTTAGTTTCTTATAAAGATTTACCACTTAAACTATTTGAATATGGAGTTGTTCATAGACATGAGATGAGTGGTGCAATGCATGGATTATTTAGAGTTAGAGAATTTACTCAAGATGATGCACACATTTTTTGTACTCAATCACAAGTAAAAGAAGTAATCATTGAAGTTTTAGAATTTGTAGATAAATTACTTAAAGTATTTGATTTCAAATATGAAATGGAAGTATCAACAAAACCTAAAAAAGCTATCGGTGACGATGAATTTTGGGAAAAAACTACAAAAGGTATTATGGATGCCTTAGATGAAAATAATCTACCTTACGGAATTGATGAAGGTGGAGGAGCATTCTATGGACCAAAAATTGATATTAAAATCCTAGATGCGATTGGTAGAAAATGGCAATGTGGTACTGTTCAAGTAGATATGAACTTACCAAGCAGATTTAATGTAGAATATATAAACGATAAAGGTGAAAAAGAACAACCTGTAATGATTCATAGAGCAATTTTAGGTTCTTTTGAAAGATTTATTGGTATTCTTACAGAACACTGTGCTGGGGAGTTCCCATTTGTTATAGCACCAACAGAAGTAATTTTTGTTCCAATTGCTGATACTCATGTAGAGTATGCAAAACAACTTCAAAAAGAACTTTTATATAAAGAGATTGATTCTAAAATCTTTAGTATGAACGAAAGTTTAAACAAAAGAATTAGAATGGCTGAAAAACAAAGAGTTCCTATGATTGTTGTACTGGGAGATGAAGAGGTTCAAAACAACTCAATAGCATTAAGAGACAGAAGAAAGAGAGAGCAGTCAAACATGTCAAAAGAGGAGTTTATTTCAATGTTAGAAGAAATTAAAAAAGGATGTGAAATTTGA
- the tsaD gene encoding tRNA (adenosine(37)-N6)-threonylcarbamoyltransferase complex transferase subunit TsaD, which yields MILSIESSCDDSSIAITDTKTKKLIYHKKISQEIQHSSYGGVVPELAARLHIEALPKILEETKEYFPKLKAIAVTNAPGLSVTLMEGVTMAKALALSLDLPLIAVNHLKGHIYSLFIEKDEVLPCTILLVSGGHTQVIEASSFNDMKIIATTLDDSFGESFDKVSKMMGLGYPGGPIVQEYASKGDENRFDFPIPLRQSPNIEFSYSGLKNAVRLEIEKIGELSEQDKADICACFQKTAVAHIMQKIKKYFKKSIPSNFAIVGGASANIYLRTQIEELCNKHNTKLHLSQLKYCSDNAAMIGRVALEQFKIEDFTKIEDIDIQTRIKVFK from the coding sequence TTGATATTAAGTATAGAATCTTCTTGTGATGATAGCTCTATTGCAATTACAGATACAAAAACAAAAAAATTAATTTATCACAAAAAAATTTCTCAAGAAATACAGCATAGCAGTTACGGTGGAGTTGTGCCGGAGCTTGCTGCTAGACTTCATATTGAAGCTTTACCTAAAATTTTAGAAGAGACAAAAGAGTATTTCCCTAAACTAAAAGCAATTGCAGTTACTAATGCTCCTGGATTATCTGTTACATTAATGGAAGGTGTAACAATGGCAAAAGCATTAGCCTTATCTTTAGATTTACCATTAATTGCAGTAAACCACCTAAAAGGTCACATCTATTCACTTTTTATTGAAAAAGATGAAGTTCTACCTTGTACAATATTATTAGTTTCAGGTGGACATACTCAAGTTATTGAAGCATCTTCTTTTAATGATATGAAAATTATTGCAACAACTTTAGATGATAGTTTTGGTGAGAGTTTTGATAAAGTATCAAAAATGATGGGATTGGGATATCCTGGAGGACCAATTGTTCAAGAATATGCATCAAAAGGTGATGAAAATAGATTTGATTTTCCTATTCCTTTAAGACAAAGTCCAAATATTGAGTTTAGTTACTCAGGATTAAAAAATGCTGTAAGACTTGAAATAGAAAAAATTGGTGAGTTAAGTGAACAAGATAAAGCAGATATTTGTGCTTGTTTTCAAAAAACAGCAGTAGCTCATATCATGCAAAAAATAAAAAAATATTTTAAAAAGAGTATTCCTTCAAATTTTGCAATTGTTGGTGGAGCAAGTGCAAATATATATCTTAGAACACAAATAGAAGAACTTTGTAATAAACATAATACAAAACTTCATTTAAGCCAATTAAAATACTGTTCAGATAATGCTGCAATGATTGGAAGAGTTGCATTAGAACAGTTTAAAATAGAAGATTTTACAAAAATTGAAGATATTGATATCCAAACAAGAATAAAGGTTTTTAAATAA
- the dxr gene encoding 1-deoxy-D-xylulose-5-phosphate reductoisomerase, with protein sequence MIVLGSTGSIGVNTLNIARKFNLDVEVLVAGKNIKLLNEQIKEFNPKKVVIANSEDISNVNHNDVKAGETTILEVIENSSSNIVVNALVGFLGLRPTLKAIECKKRVALANKESLVVAGKFIDQSNLVAIDSEHFGLWYLIQDKKIESLTITASGGSFRDYPLEKLKDVSVKEALNHPNWLMGNKITIDSATMTNKMFELLEAKWLFDTTNIDAIIETKSLIHAMVNFKDGSTTAHIANASMQLPISYALLGKVDENILEHIDLVKIGSLEFKKIEQERYPIWQLRKDILKNPDLGVVLNAANEVAVSKFLNNEIAFLDISKISIDAINKFNNPTINNIDDIFALDKEIRNYCGT encoded by the coding sequence TTGATAGTTTTAGGTAGTACAGGATCAATTGGAGTAAATACTCTAAATATTGCAAGAAAATTTAATCTTGATGTTGAGGTTTTAGTTGCAGGTAAAAATATTAAACTTTTAAATGAACAAATAAAAGAGTTTAATCCAAAAAAAGTAGTAATAGCAAATAGTGAAGATATCTCTAATGTAAATCATAATGACGTTAAAGCTGGCGAAACTACAATATTAGAAGTAATTGAAAACTCAAGCTCTAATATTGTAGTAAACGCATTAGTTGGATTTTTGGGATTAAGACCAACATTAAAAGCAATTGAGTGTAAAAAAAGAGTTGCTTTAGCAAATAAAGAGTCTTTGGTTGTAGCAGGTAAATTTATAGACCAATCAAATTTAGTTGCAATTGATAGTGAACACTTTGGACTTTGGTATTTAATTCAAGATAAAAAAATTGAGTCTTTGACTATCACTGCTAGTGGTGGTTCTTTTAGAGATTACCCTTTAGAAAAATTAAAAGATGTATCTGTAAAAGAAGCATTAAATCATCCAAATTGGTTAATGGGTAATAAAATTACAATTGATAGTGCAACAATGACTAATAAAATGTTTGAGTTATTAGAAGCAAAATGGCTATTTGATACAACAAATATAGATGCAATAATAGAGACAAAATCTTTAATTCATGCAATGGTTAATTTCAAAGATGGAAGTACTACTGCACATATTGCAAATGCTTCTATGCAACTTCCAATATCTTATGCTTTATTAGGGAAAGTTGATGAAAATATTTTAGAACACATTGATTTAGTAAAAATAGGTTCTTTAGAGTTTAAGAAAATTGAGCAAGAGAGATATCCAATTTGGCAACTAAGAAAAGATATACTAAAAAATCCAGATTTAGGTGTCGTTTTAAATGCAGCAAATGAAGTTGCAGTATCAAAATTTTTAAATAATGAAATAGCATTTTTAGATATATCTAAAATCTCAATTGACGCAATCAATAAATTCAATAATCCAACTATTAATAATATAGATGATATTTTTGCATTAGACAAAGAGATTAGGAATTATTGTGGAACTTGA